From the genome of Arvicola amphibius chromosome 9, mArvAmp1.2, whole genome shotgun sequence, one region includes:
- the Ppp2r5d gene encoding serine/threonine-protein phosphatase 2A 56 kDa regulatory subunit delta isoform isoform X1 — translation MPYKLKKDKQEPPKLAKGTAKPSSSSKDGGGETADEAQPQPQPQPQPPSSNKRPSNSTPPPTQLSKIKYSGGPQIVKKERRQSSSRFNLSKNRELQKLPALKDSPTQEREELFIQKLRQCCVLFDFVSDPLSDLKFKEVKRAGLNEMVEYITHSRDVVTEAIYPEAVTMFSVNLFRTLPPSSNPTGAEFDPEEDEPTLEAAWPHLQLVYEFFLRFLESPDFQPNIAKKYIDQKFVLALLDLFDSEDPRERDFLKTILHRIYGKFLGLRAYIRRQINHIFYRFIYETEHHNGIAELLEILGSIINGFALPLKEEHKMFLIRVLLPLHKVKSLSVYHPQLAYCVVQFLEKESSLTEPVIVGLLKFWPKTHSPKEVMFLNELEEILDVIEPSEFSKVMEPLFRQLAKCVSSPHFQVAERALYYWNNEYIMSLISDNAARVLPIMFPALYRNSKSHWNKTIHGLIYNALKLFMEMNQKLFDDCTQQYKAEKQKGRFRMKEREEMWQKIEELARLNPQYPMFRAPPPLPPVYSMETETPTAEDIQLLKRTVETEAVQMLKDIKKEKVLLRRKSELPQDVYTIKALEAHKRAEEFLTASQEAL, via the exons CAGGAACCTCCCAAACTTGCCAAAGGCACAGCCAAGCCAAGCAGCTCAAGCAAAGATGGTGGAGGGGAGACTGCAGACGAG gcccagccccagccccagccccagccccagcccccgtCATCTAACAAGCGCCCTAGCAACAGCACACCGCCCCCAACACAGCTCAGCAAAATCAAGTACTCAGGAGGACCCCAGATTGTCAAGAAAGAACGACGGCAAAGCTCCTCCCGCTTCAACCTCAGCAAGAATAGAGAGCTACAAAAGCTACCTGCCTTGAAAG ATTCGCCAACCCAGGAGCGCGAGGAGCTCTTTATCCAGAAGCTACGCCAGTGCTGTGTCCTCTTTGACTTCGTGTCAGACCCACTCAGTGACCTCAAATTCAAGGAGGTGAAGCGGGCAGGACTCAATGAAATGGTGGAGTATATCACCCACAGCCGTGATGTTGTCACTGAGGCTATCTACCCTGAGGCTGTCACCATG TTTTCAGTGAACCTCTTCCGGACGCTGCCACCTTCATCGAATCCCACAGGAGCTGAGTTTGACCCTGAGGAAGATGAGCCTACCTTAGAAGCTGCCTGGCCACATCTCCAG CTCGTTTATGAGTTTTTCTTACGCTTCTTGGAGTCTCCGGATTTCCAGCCAAATATAGCCAAGAAGTACATTGACCAGAAGTTTGTGCTTGCT CTCCTGGATCTATTTGATAGCGAGGACCCTCGAGAGCGGGATTTTCTCAAGACCATTTTGCATCGTATCTACGGCAAGTTTTTGGGGCTCCGGGCATATATTCGTCGACAGATCAACCACATCTTCTACAG GTTCATTTATGAGACTGAACATCACAATGGGATTGCCGAGCTTCTGGAGATCCTCGGCAG CATCATCAATGGCTTTGCCTTGCCCCTTAAGGAAGAGCACAAGATGTTTCTCATCCGTGTCCTGCTTCCACTTCACAAGGTCAAGTCCCTGAGTGTGTACCACCCTCAG CTGGCATACTGTGTGGTCCAGTTCCTGGAGAAGGAGAGCAGTCTCACTGAGCCG GTGATTGTGGGACTTCTCAAATTTTGGCCCAAGACCCATAGCCCCAAGGAAGTGATGTTTCTGAATGAGCTAGAGGAGATTCTGGATGTCATTGAACCCTCAGAGTTCAGCAAAGTGATGGAGCCCCTCTTCCGCCAGCTTGCCAAGtgtgtctccagcccccatttccaG GTGGCAGAGCGCGCCCTCTACTACTGGAACAATGAGTACATCATGAGCCTGATCAGTGACAACGCTGCCCGCGTCCTCCCTATCATGTTTCCTGCACTCTATAGGAACTCCAAAAGCCACTGGAACAA GACAATCCATGGACTGATCTACAATGCCCTGAAGCTGTTCATGGAAATGAACCAGAAGCTGTTTGATGATTGTACACAACAGTacaaagcagagaagcagaa GGGCCGGTTCCgaatgaaggaaagagaggaaatgtGGCAGAAGATTGAGGAGCTGGCACGGCTTAATCCCCAG TACCCTATGTTCCGAgctccaccaccactgccccctGTGTACtccatggagacagagaccccaACGGCAGAGGACATCCAGCTTCTGAAGAGGACAGTGGAAACAGAGGCTGTGCAG ATGCTAAAGGACATCAAGAAGGAGAAAGTGCTGCTTCGGAGGAAGTCCGAGCTGCCGCAGGACGTGTACACCATCAAGGCACTAGAGGCGCACAAGCGGGCAGAAGAGTTCCTGACTGCTAGCCAGGAGGCTCTctga
- the Ppp2r5d gene encoding serine/threonine-protein phosphatase 2A 56 kDa regulatory subunit delta isoform isoform X3, whose amino-acid sequence MPYKLKKDKQEPPKLAKGTAKPSSSSKDGGGETADEPQPQPQPQPPSSNKRPSNSTPPPTQLSKIKYSGGPQIVKKERRQSSSRFNLSKNRELQKLPALKDSPTQEREELFIQKLRQCCVLFDFVSDPLSDLKFKEVKRAGLNEMVEYITHSRDVVTEAIYPEAVTMFSVNLFRTLPPSSNPTGAEFDPEEDEPTLEAAWPHLQLVYEFFLRFLESPDFQPNIAKKYIDQKFVLALLDLFDSEDPRERDFLKTILHRIYGKFLGLRAYIRRQINHIFYRFIYETEHHNGIAELLEILGSIINGFALPLKEEHKMFLIRVLLPLHKVKSLSVYHPQLAYCVVQFLEKESSLTEPVIVGLLKFWPKTHSPKEVMFLNELEEILDVIEPSEFSKVMEPLFRQLAKCVSSPHFQVAERALYYWNNEYIMSLISDNAARVLPIMFPALYRNSKSHWNKTIHGLIYNALKLFMEMNQKLFDDCTQQYKAEKQKGRFRMKEREEMWQKIEELARLNPQYPMFRAPPPLPPVYSMETETPTAEDIQLLKRTVETEAVQMLKDIKKEKVLLRRKSELPQDVYTIKALEAHKRAEEFLTASQEAL is encoded by the exons CAGGAACCTCCCAAACTTGCCAAAGGCACAGCCAAGCCAAGCAGCTCAAGCAAAGATGGTGGAGGGGAGACTGCAGACGAG ccccagccccagccccagccccagcccccgtCATCTAACAAGCGCCCTAGCAACAGCACACCGCCCCCAACACAGCTCAGCAAAATCAAGTACTCAGGAGGACCCCAGATTGTCAAGAAAGAACGACGGCAAAGCTCCTCCCGCTTCAACCTCAGCAAGAATAGAGAGCTACAAAAGCTACCTGCCTTGAAAG ATTCGCCAACCCAGGAGCGCGAGGAGCTCTTTATCCAGAAGCTACGCCAGTGCTGTGTCCTCTTTGACTTCGTGTCAGACCCACTCAGTGACCTCAAATTCAAGGAGGTGAAGCGGGCAGGACTCAATGAAATGGTGGAGTATATCACCCACAGCCGTGATGTTGTCACTGAGGCTATCTACCCTGAGGCTGTCACCATG TTTTCAGTGAACCTCTTCCGGACGCTGCCACCTTCATCGAATCCCACAGGAGCTGAGTTTGACCCTGAGGAAGATGAGCCTACCTTAGAAGCTGCCTGGCCACATCTCCAG CTCGTTTATGAGTTTTTCTTACGCTTCTTGGAGTCTCCGGATTTCCAGCCAAATATAGCCAAGAAGTACATTGACCAGAAGTTTGTGCTTGCT CTCCTGGATCTATTTGATAGCGAGGACCCTCGAGAGCGGGATTTTCTCAAGACCATTTTGCATCGTATCTACGGCAAGTTTTTGGGGCTCCGGGCATATATTCGTCGACAGATCAACCACATCTTCTACAG GTTCATTTATGAGACTGAACATCACAATGGGATTGCCGAGCTTCTGGAGATCCTCGGCAG CATCATCAATGGCTTTGCCTTGCCCCTTAAGGAAGAGCACAAGATGTTTCTCATCCGTGTCCTGCTTCCACTTCACAAGGTCAAGTCCCTGAGTGTGTACCACCCTCAG CTGGCATACTGTGTGGTCCAGTTCCTGGAGAAGGAGAGCAGTCTCACTGAGCCG GTGATTGTGGGACTTCTCAAATTTTGGCCCAAGACCCATAGCCCCAAGGAAGTGATGTTTCTGAATGAGCTAGAGGAGATTCTGGATGTCATTGAACCCTCAGAGTTCAGCAAAGTGATGGAGCCCCTCTTCCGCCAGCTTGCCAAGtgtgtctccagcccccatttccaG GTGGCAGAGCGCGCCCTCTACTACTGGAACAATGAGTACATCATGAGCCTGATCAGTGACAACGCTGCCCGCGTCCTCCCTATCATGTTTCCTGCACTCTATAGGAACTCCAAAAGCCACTGGAACAA GACAATCCATGGACTGATCTACAATGCCCTGAAGCTGTTCATGGAAATGAACCAGAAGCTGTTTGATGATTGTACACAACAGTacaaagcagagaagcagaa GGGCCGGTTCCgaatgaaggaaagagaggaaatgtGGCAGAAGATTGAGGAGCTGGCACGGCTTAATCCCCAG TACCCTATGTTCCGAgctccaccaccactgccccctGTGTACtccatggagacagagaccccaACGGCAGAGGACATCCAGCTTCTGAAGAGGACAGTGGAAACAGAGGCTGTGCAG ATGCTAAAGGACATCAAGAAGGAGAAAGTGCTGCTTCGGAGGAAGTCCGAGCTGCCGCAGGACGTGTACACCATCAAGGCACTAGAGGCGCACAAGCGGGCAGAAGAGTTCCTGACTGCTAGCCAGGAGGCTCTctga
- the Ppp2r5d gene encoding serine/threonine-protein phosphatase 2A 56 kDa regulatory subunit delta isoform isoform X4, whose protein sequence is MPYKLKKDKEPPKLAKGTAKPSSSSKDGGGETADEPQPQPQPQPPSSNKRPSNSTPPPTQLSKIKYSGGPQIVKKERRQSSSRFNLSKNRELQKLPALKDSPTQEREELFIQKLRQCCVLFDFVSDPLSDLKFKEVKRAGLNEMVEYITHSRDVVTEAIYPEAVTMFSVNLFRTLPPSSNPTGAEFDPEEDEPTLEAAWPHLQLVYEFFLRFLESPDFQPNIAKKYIDQKFVLALLDLFDSEDPRERDFLKTILHRIYGKFLGLRAYIRRQINHIFYRFIYETEHHNGIAELLEILGSIINGFALPLKEEHKMFLIRVLLPLHKVKSLSVYHPQLAYCVVQFLEKESSLTEPVIVGLLKFWPKTHSPKEVMFLNELEEILDVIEPSEFSKVMEPLFRQLAKCVSSPHFQVAERALYYWNNEYIMSLISDNAARVLPIMFPALYRNSKSHWNKTIHGLIYNALKLFMEMNQKLFDDCTQQYKAEKQKGRFRMKEREEMWQKIEELARLNPQYPMFRAPPPLPPVYSMETETPTAEDIQLLKRTVETEAVQMLKDIKKEKVLLRRKSELPQDVYTIKALEAHKRAEEFLTASQEAL, encoded by the exons GAACCTCCCAAACTTGCCAAAGGCACAGCCAAGCCAAGCAGCTCAAGCAAAGATGGTGGAGGGGAGACTGCAGACGAG ccccagccccagccccagccccagcccccgtCATCTAACAAGCGCCCTAGCAACAGCACACCGCCCCCAACACAGCTCAGCAAAATCAAGTACTCAGGAGGACCCCAGATTGTCAAGAAAGAACGACGGCAAAGCTCCTCCCGCTTCAACCTCAGCAAGAATAGAGAGCTACAAAAGCTACCTGCCTTGAAAG ATTCGCCAACCCAGGAGCGCGAGGAGCTCTTTATCCAGAAGCTACGCCAGTGCTGTGTCCTCTTTGACTTCGTGTCAGACCCACTCAGTGACCTCAAATTCAAGGAGGTGAAGCGGGCAGGACTCAATGAAATGGTGGAGTATATCACCCACAGCCGTGATGTTGTCACTGAGGCTATCTACCCTGAGGCTGTCACCATG TTTTCAGTGAACCTCTTCCGGACGCTGCCACCTTCATCGAATCCCACAGGAGCTGAGTTTGACCCTGAGGAAGATGAGCCTACCTTAGAAGCTGCCTGGCCACATCTCCAG CTCGTTTATGAGTTTTTCTTACGCTTCTTGGAGTCTCCGGATTTCCAGCCAAATATAGCCAAGAAGTACATTGACCAGAAGTTTGTGCTTGCT CTCCTGGATCTATTTGATAGCGAGGACCCTCGAGAGCGGGATTTTCTCAAGACCATTTTGCATCGTATCTACGGCAAGTTTTTGGGGCTCCGGGCATATATTCGTCGACAGATCAACCACATCTTCTACAG GTTCATTTATGAGACTGAACATCACAATGGGATTGCCGAGCTTCTGGAGATCCTCGGCAG CATCATCAATGGCTTTGCCTTGCCCCTTAAGGAAGAGCACAAGATGTTTCTCATCCGTGTCCTGCTTCCACTTCACAAGGTCAAGTCCCTGAGTGTGTACCACCCTCAG CTGGCATACTGTGTGGTCCAGTTCCTGGAGAAGGAGAGCAGTCTCACTGAGCCG GTGATTGTGGGACTTCTCAAATTTTGGCCCAAGACCCATAGCCCCAAGGAAGTGATGTTTCTGAATGAGCTAGAGGAGATTCTGGATGTCATTGAACCCTCAGAGTTCAGCAAAGTGATGGAGCCCCTCTTCCGCCAGCTTGCCAAGtgtgtctccagcccccatttccaG GTGGCAGAGCGCGCCCTCTACTACTGGAACAATGAGTACATCATGAGCCTGATCAGTGACAACGCTGCCCGCGTCCTCCCTATCATGTTTCCTGCACTCTATAGGAACTCCAAAAGCCACTGGAACAA GACAATCCATGGACTGATCTACAATGCCCTGAAGCTGTTCATGGAAATGAACCAGAAGCTGTTTGATGATTGTACACAACAGTacaaagcagagaagcagaa GGGCCGGTTCCgaatgaaggaaagagaggaaatgtGGCAGAAGATTGAGGAGCTGGCACGGCTTAATCCCCAG TACCCTATGTTCCGAgctccaccaccactgccccctGTGTACtccatggagacagagaccccaACGGCAGAGGACATCCAGCTTCTGAAGAGGACAGTGGAAACAGAGGCTGTGCAG ATGCTAAAGGACATCAAGAAGGAGAAAGTGCTGCTTCGGAGGAAGTCCGAGCTGCCGCAGGACGTGTACACCATCAAGGCACTAGAGGCGCACAAGCGGGCAGAAGAGTTCCTGACTGCTAGCCAGGAGGCTCTctga
- the Ppp2r5d gene encoding serine/threonine-protein phosphatase 2A 56 kDa regulatory subunit delta isoform isoform X2, whose amino-acid sequence MPYKLKKDKEPPKLAKGTAKPSSSSKDGGGETADEAQPQPQPQPQPPSSNKRPSNSTPPPTQLSKIKYSGGPQIVKKERRQSSSRFNLSKNRELQKLPALKDSPTQEREELFIQKLRQCCVLFDFVSDPLSDLKFKEVKRAGLNEMVEYITHSRDVVTEAIYPEAVTMFSVNLFRTLPPSSNPTGAEFDPEEDEPTLEAAWPHLQLVYEFFLRFLESPDFQPNIAKKYIDQKFVLALLDLFDSEDPRERDFLKTILHRIYGKFLGLRAYIRRQINHIFYRFIYETEHHNGIAELLEILGSIINGFALPLKEEHKMFLIRVLLPLHKVKSLSVYHPQLAYCVVQFLEKESSLTEPVIVGLLKFWPKTHSPKEVMFLNELEEILDVIEPSEFSKVMEPLFRQLAKCVSSPHFQVAERALYYWNNEYIMSLISDNAARVLPIMFPALYRNSKSHWNKTIHGLIYNALKLFMEMNQKLFDDCTQQYKAEKQKGRFRMKEREEMWQKIEELARLNPQYPMFRAPPPLPPVYSMETETPTAEDIQLLKRTVETEAVQMLKDIKKEKVLLRRKSELPQDVYTIKALEAHKRAEEFLTASQEAL is encoded by the exons GAACCTCCCAAACTTGCCAAAGGCACAGCCAAGCCAAGCAGCTCAAGCAAAGATGGTGGAGGGGAGACTGCAGACGAG gcccagccccagccccagccccagccccagcccccgtCATCTAACAAGCGCCCTAGCAACAGCACACCGCCCCCAACACAGCTCAGCAAAATCAAGTACTCAGGAGGACCCCAGATTGTCAAGAAAGAACGACGGCAAAGCTCCTCCCGCTTCAACCTCAGCAAGAATAGAGAGCTACAAAAGCTACCTGCCTTGAAAG ATTCGCCAACCCAGGAGCGCGAGGAGCTCTTTATCCAGAAGCTACGCCAGTGCTGTGTCCTCTTTGACTTCGTGTCAGACCCACTCAGTGACCTCAAATTCAAGGAGGTGAAGCGGGCAGGACTCAATGAAATGGTGGAGTATATCACCCACAGCCGTGATGTTGTCACTGAGGCTATCTACCCTGAGGCTGTCACCATG TTTTCAGTGAACCTCTTCCGGACGCTGCCACCTTCATCGAATCCCACAGGAGCTGAGTTTGACCCTGAGGAAGATGAGCCTACCTTAGAAGCTGCCTGGCCACATCTCCAG CTCGTTTATGAGTTTTTCTTACGCTTCTTGGAGTCTCCGGATTTCCAGCCAAATATAGCCAAGAAGTACATTGACCAGAAGTTTGTGCTTGCT CTCCTGGATCTATTTGATAGCGAGGACCCTCGAGAGCGGGATTTTCTCAAGACCATTTTGCATCGTATCTACGGCAAGTTTTTGGGGCTCCGGGCATATATTCGTCGACAGATCAACCACATCTTCTACAG GTTCATTTATGAGACTGAACATCACAATGGGATTGCCGAGCTTCTGGAGATCCTCGGCAG CATCATCAATGGCTTTGCCTTGCCCCTTAAGGAAGAGCACAAGATGTTTCTCATCCGTGTCCTGCTTCCACTTCACAAGGTCAAGTCCCTGAGTGTGTACCACCCTCAG CTGGCATACTGTGTGGTCCAGTTCCTGGAGAAGGAGAGCAGTCTCACTGAGCCG GTGATTGTGGGACTTCTCAAATTTTGGCCCAAGACCCATAGCCCCAAGGAAGTGATGTTTCTGAATGAGCTAGAGGAGATTCTGGATGTCATTGAACCCTCAGAGTTCAGCAAAGTGATGGAGCCCCTCTTCCGCCAGCTTGCCAAGtgtgtctccagcccccatttccaG GTGGCAGAGCGCGCCCTCTACTACTGGAACAATGAGTACATCATGAGCCTGATCAGTGACAACGCTGCCCGCGTCCTCCCTATCATGTTTCCTGCACTCTATAGGAACTCCAAAAGCCACTGGAACAA GACAATCCATGGACTGATCTACAATGCCCTGAAGCTGTTCATGGAAATGAACCAGAAGCTGTTTGATGATTGTACACAACAGTacaaagcagagaagcagaa GGGCCGGTTCCgaatgaaggaaagagaggaaatgtGGCAGAAGATTGAGGAGCTGGCACGGCTTAATCCCCAG TACCCTATGTTCCGAgctccaccaccactgccccctGTGTACtccatggagacagagaccccaACGGCAGAGGACATCCAGCTTCTGAAGAGGACAGTGGAAACAGAGGCTGTGCAG ATGCTAAAGGACATCAAGAAGGAGAAAGTGCTGCTTCGGAGGAAGTCCGAGCTGCCGCAGGACGTGTACACCATCAAGGCACTAGAGGCGCACAAGCGGGCAGAAGAGTTCCTGACTGCTAGCCAGGAGGCTCTctga
- the Mea1 gene encoding male-enhanced antigen 1 isoform X1 codes for MAEAGQEVDFSSSLASVLGTGRGWRSKSHSTSCPAGSEAPARMAAVVLGGDTMGPERIFPNQTEDLGPHQGPTEGTGDWSSEEPEEEQEETGAGPAGYSYQPLNQDPEQEEVELAPVGEGEDGAADIQDRIQALGLHLPDPPLESEDEDEEGAAALSSHSSIPMDPEHVELVKRTMAGVSLPAPGVPAWAREISDAQWEDVVQKALQARQASPAWK; via the exons ATGGCGGAGGCGGGGCAAGAGGTTGACTTCTCGTCTTCGCTTGCGTCAGTCTTGGGCACGGGGCGGGGCTGGAGGTCTAAGAGCCACAGCACGTCCTGCCCCGCCGGAAGTGAAG CCCCTGCCCGGATGGCAGCAGTAGTTCTAGGGGGAGACACCATGGGCCCTGAACGTATCTTCCccaatcaaactgaggacttaGGGCCACATCAGGGTCCTACAGAAGGAACTGGGGATTGGAGCAGTGAAGAACccgaggaagagcaggaggaaacaggagcagGCCCAGCAGGCTACTCCTACCAACCCCTCAATCAAGACCCTGAACAAGAAGAGGTGGAACTGGCACCAGTGGGTGAAGGAGAAGATGGAGCTGCTGACATTCAAGATCGGATCCAG GCCCTGGGACTTCATTTGCCAGACCCACCATTAGAGAGTGAGGATGAAGATGAGGAGGGGGCTGCAGCATTGAGCAGCCACAGCTCTATTCCCATGGACCCAG AACACGTAGAGCTGGTGAAAAGGACCATGGCTGGAGTAAGCCTGCCTGCACCAGGGGTTCCTGCCTGGGCTCGGGAGATATCAGACGCTCAGTGGGAAGATGTGGTACAGAAAGCCCTCCAAGCCCGGCAGGCCTCCCCTGCCTGGAAGTAA
- the Mea1 gene encoding male-enhanced antigen 1 isoform X2: MAAVVLGGDTMGPERIFPNQTEDLGPHQGPTEGTGDWSSEEPEEEQEETGAGPAGYSYQPLNQDPEQEEVELAPVGEGEDGAADIQDRIQALGLHLPDPPLESEDEDEEGAAALSSHSSIPMDPEHVELVKRTMAGVSLPAPGVPAWAREISDAQWEDVVQKALQARQASPAWK; encoded by the exons ATGGCAGCAGTAGTTCTAGGGGGAGACACCATGGGCCCTGAACGTATCTTCCccaatcaaactgaggacttaGGGCCACATCAGGGTCCTACAGAAGGAACTGGGGATTGGAGCAGTGAAGAACccgaggaagagcaggaggaaacaggagcagGCCCAGCAGGCTACTCCTACCAACCCCTCAATCAAGACCCTGAACAAGAAGAGGTGGAACTGGCACCAGTGGGTGAAGGAGAAGATGGAGCTGCTGACATTCAAGATCGGATCCAG GCCCTGGGACTTCATTTGCCAGACCCACCATTAGAGAGTGAGGATGAAGATGAGGAGGGGGCTGCAGCATTGAGCAGCCACAGCTCTATTCCCATGGACCCAG AACACGTAGAGCTGGTGAAAAGGACCATGGCTGGAGTAAGCCTGCCTGCACCAGGGGTTCCTGCCTGGGCTCGGGAGATATCAGACGCTCAGTGGGAAGATGTGGTACAGAAAGCCCTCCAAGCCCGGCAGGCCTCCCCTGCCTGGAAGTAA
- the Klhdc3 gene encoding kelch domain-containing protein 3, which yields MLRWTVHLEGGPRRVNHAAVAVGHRVYSFGGYCSGEDYETLRQIDVHIFNAVSLRWTKLPPVRPVVRGQAPVVPYMRYGHSTVLIDDTVFLWGGRNDTEGACNVLYAFDVNTHKWSTPRVSGTVPGARDGHSACVLGKIMYIFGGYEQLADCFSNDIHKLDTSTMTWTLVCTKGNPARWRDFHSATMLGNHMYVFGGRADRFGPFHSNNEIYCNRIRVFDTRTEAWLDCPHTPVLPEGRRSHSAFGYNGELYIFGGYNARLNRHFHDLWKFNPGSFTWKKIEPKGKGPCPRRRQCCCIVGDKIVLFGGTSPSPEEGLGDEFDLIDHSDLHILDFSPSLKTLCKLAVIQYNLDQSCLPHDIRWELNAMTTNSNISRPIVSSHG from the exons ATGTTACGGTGGACAGTGCATCTGGAGGGCGGGCCACGCAGGGTGAACCATGCGGCAGTGGCTGTTGGGCACCGAGTGTACTCCTTCGGGGGTTACTGCTCTGGTGAAGACTACGAGACACTCCGTCAGATAGATGTGCACATTTTCAATGCTG TGTCCTTGCGTTGGACAAAGCTGCCCCCAGTGAGGCCTGTCGTCCGAGGGCAGGCTCCTGTTGTGCCCTATATGCGGTATGGACACTCAACCGTCCTCATCGATGACACCGTCTTCCTTTGGGGTGGGCGCAATGACACTGAAGGGGCCTGCAACGTGCTCTATGCCTTTGATGTCA ATACTCACAAGTGGTCTACACCCCGAGTGTCAGGAACAGTTCCTGGGGCCCGGGATGGACATTCAGCCTGTGTCTTGGGCAAGATCATGTACATTTTTGGGGGATATGAGCAGCTG GCAGACTGCTTTTCCAATGACATTCACAAGCTGGACACCAGCACCATGACATGGACCCTTGTGTGCACAAAG GGTAACCCTGCACGCTGGAGGGACTTCCATTCAGCCACAATGCTGGGCAATCATATGTATGTCTTTGGGGGCCGTGCTGACCGCTTTGGGCCATTTCATTCCAACAATGAGATTTACTGCAACCGAATTCGAGTCTTTGACACCAGAACTGAGGCCTGGCTCGACTGTCCACATACTCCAGTGCTGCCTGAGGGGCGCAGGAGCCATTCAGCCT TTGGCTACAATGGGGAGCTGTACATCTTTGGTGGCTATAATGCAAGACTGAACCGGCACTTCCATGATCTCTGGAAGTTTAACCCTG GGTCCTTTACCTGGAAAAAGATTGAACCAAAGGGGAAAGGACCATGTCCCCGCCGGCGCCAGTGTTGCTGTATTGTTGGTGATAAGATTGTCCTCTTTGGGGGTACCAG CCCCTCTCCCGAGGAAGGCCTGGGAGATGAATTTGACCTCATAGATCATTCTGACTTACACATCTTGGACTTTA GCCCTAGTCTGAAGACTCTGTGCAAACTGGCCGTGATTCAGTATAACCTGGACCAGTCCTGTTTGCCCCATGATATCAG